A window of Candidatus Hydrogenedentota bacterium contains these coding sequences:
- a CDS encoding type I restriction endonuclease subunit R, whose amino-acid sequence MSQKESDIERSLIGKLKDLKYIHRPEIRDRDALEKNFRQKFEALNRVQLTDAEFARLRDSIVSADVFQAAKTLREYGYFEREDGTPLHYTLVNIKDWCKNDFEVVNQLRINTSNSHQRYDVILLINGIPVVQIELKSLDVTPRRAMEQIVSYKNEPGNGYANTLLCFIQIFVVSNRANTRYFANNHAQHFAFNADERFLPIYQWADEDNTKVTHLDDFAEKFLLKCALGQMISRYMVLVASEQKLMIMRPYQIYAVKAIVDCIHQDRGNGYIWHTTGSGKTLTSFKTSTLLKDNPDIDKCLFVVDRKDLDRQTREEFNRFQEGCVEENTNTETLVRRLLSEDYADKVIVCTIQKLGLALDETSKKAQQHQKNGKATYKERLAPLRDKHIAIIFDECHRSQFGDNHQAIKDFFPRAQLFGFTGTPIFDANATYKQVDGTIGSYRTTRDIFEKQLHAYTITHAIDDQNVLRFHVDYFKAAENEDEGESKKKTKGKPDEAAKRRAVVDSILEKHESATNHRRFNALMATSSINDAIAYYNLFKEVQAQRQVDDPEYVPLHIAAVFSPPAEGNPDVKQLQEDLAQEKADNQQDPEGKKAALGVIIKDYNARYGTNHGIGEFDLYYQDVQKRIKDQQYPNSDYAHKNKIDIVIVVDMLLTGFDSKFLNTLYVVKNLKHHGLIQAFSRTNRVLNDTKPYGNILDFLGQRNAVDDAIALFSGEDTGRAKEIWLVDPAPLVIDKYEEAVAAMAQFLNRSGATDEEKKHRVCEPEEVYNLQGDTARLEFVKHFKEVQRFKTQLDQYTDLDETQKERIETLLPEERLRELRSSYLETAQRLKAQQGKGGEDADSAVDQLDFEFVLFSSALIDYDYIMGLIARYTQEKPGKQSMNRAQLVSLLSAHSNLMDERDDIVAYINTLQAGQPLSEQAIREGYQTFKAEKADSELHALAARHGLADETLKIFVGAVLDRLIFDGEQLGDLFESLDLGWKARSKAELALMEELAPFLKKQAQGREISGLAAYE is encoded by the coding sequence ATGAGCCAAAAAGAGAGTGATATCGAGCGCAGTCTCATCGGAAAGCTCAAGGACTTAAAATACATCCACCGTCCCGAGATCCGGGACCGGGATGCGCTGGAGAAGAACTTCCGTCAAAAATTTGAGGCACTGAACCGCGTCCAACTGACCGATGCGGAATTTGCCCGCCTGCGCGATAGCATCGTCAGCGCCGACGTATTCCAGGCCGCGAAGACCCTGCGGGAATACGGCTATTTCGAGCGCGAAGACGGCACGCCCCTGCATTACACGCTGGTCAATATCAAAGACTGGTGCAAGAATGACTTTGAAGTCGTCAACCAGCTCCGGATCAATACCAGCAACAGCCACCAACGCTACGATGTCATCCTGCTGATCAACGGCATTCCCGTGGTGCAGATCGAGCTGAAAAGCCTCGACGTTACCCCGCGCCGCGCCATGGAGCAGATCGTCTCCTACAAGAACGAGCCCGGCAACGGCTACGCCAACACCCTCCTGTGTTTCATCCAAATCTTCGTCGTCAGCAACCGCGCCAACACGCGCTACTTCGCCAACAACCACGCCCAGCATTTCGCCTTCAATGCCGACGAGCGTTTTCTGCCTATTTACCAGTGGGCCGACGAGGACAACACCAAGGTCACCCACCTGGACGACTTCGCGGAGAAGTTCCTTCTCAAGTGCGCCCTCGGCCAGATGATCAGCCGTTACATGGTCCTCGTTGCGAGCGAGCAGAAGCTGATGATCATGCGGCCCTACCAGATCTATGCGGTCAAGGCCATCGTCGATTGCATCCATCAGGACCGGGGCAACGGCTACATCTGGCACACCACCGGCAGCGGCAAAACCCTCACGTCCTTCAAGACCTCCACGCTGCTGAAAGACAACCCCGATATCGACAAATGCCTCTTCGTCGTGGACCGCAAGGATCTCGACCGCCAGACCCGCGAGGAGTTCAACCGATTCCAGGAAGGCTGCGTCGAGGAGAACACCAACACCGAAACCCTCGTGCGACGCCTGCTCTCGGAGGACTACGCCGACAAGGTCATCGTCTGCACCATCCAGAAGCTCGGCCTGGCACTGGATGAGACCAGTAAGAAGGCACAGCAGCACCAGAAGAATGGAAAGGCCACCTACAAGGAGCGCCTGGCGCCCCTGCGCGACAAGCACATTGCCATCATCTTCGATGAGTGCCACCGCTCCCAGTTCGGCGACAACCACCAGGCCATTAAGGATTTCTTCCCAAGAGCCCAGCTCTTCGGCTTCACGGGTACGCCCATTTTCGACGCCAACGCCACCTACAAGCAGGTAGACGGCACCATCGGCTCGTACCGAACTACACGGGACATTTTCGAGAAGCAGCTACACGCCTACACCATCACCCACGCCATCGACGATCAGAACGTACTCCGCTTTCACGTCGACTATTTCAAGGCGGCGGAGAACGAGGACGAGGGTGAGAGCAAGAAAAAGACGAAGGGCAAGCCCGACGAGGCGGCCAAACGGCGTGCCGTGGTCGATTCCATCCTGGAAAAGCACGAATCCGCCACCAACCACCGCCGCTTCAACGCCCTCATGGCCACCAGCTCCATCAACGACGCCATCGCCTATTACAACCTGTTCAAGGAAGTACAGGCCCAGCGCCAGGTGGACGACCCAGAGTATGTGCCCCTCCACATCGCCGCCGTCTTCTCGCCGCCCGCCGAGGGTAACCCGGACGTCAAGCAGTTGCAGGAAGACCTGGCCCAGGAAAAGGCCGACAACCAGCAGGACCCGGAGGGCAAAAAGGCCGCCTTGGGGGTGATCATAAAGGACTACAACGCGCGGTACGGCACGAACCACGGCATCGGCGAATTCGACCTCTACTACCAGGACGTGCAGAAGCGCATCAAGGACCAGCAATACCCCAACAGCGACTACGCCCACAAGAACAAGATCGACATTGTCATCGTGGTGGACATGCTGCTCACGGGATTCGATTCGAAGTTTCTGAACACCCTCTATGTGGTTAAAAACCTCAAACACCACGGCCTGATCCAGGCCTTTTCCCGCACCAACCGCGTGCTCAACGACACCAAGCCCTACGGCAATATCCTCGACTTTCTCGGCCAGCGGAATGCCGTGGACGATGCCATCGCCCTCTTCTCCGGCGAGGACACGGGCCGCGCCAAGGAGATCTGGCTGGTGGACCCGGCCCCGCTGGTGATCGACAAGTACGAAGAGGCCGTCGCGGCCATGGCGCAGTTTCTCAATCGGAGCGGTGCGACGGACGAGGAGAAGAAACACCGGGTCTGTGAGCCGGAGGAGGTCTACAACCTCCAGGGCGACACCGCCCGCTTGGAGTTCGTCAAGCACTTCAAAGAGGTGCAGCGCTTCAAGACACAGCTCGACCAGTACACCGACCTGGACGAAACGCAAAAGGAGCGCATCGAAACGCTTTTGCCTGAAGAAAGGCTCCGCGAGCTACGTAGCTCCTACCTGGAAACCGCACAGCGCCTCAAGGCCCAGCAGGGCAAGGGCGGCGAGGACGCGGACAGCGCGGTGGACCAGCTCGATTTCGAATTCGTGCTCTTCTCCTCCGCCCTCATCGACTACGACTACATCATGGGCCTCATCGCCCGCTACACCCAGGAGAAGCCCGGCAAACAGTCCATGAACCGCGCCCAACTGGTGAGCCTCCTCTCCGCCCACAGCAACCTCATGGACGAGCGCGACGATATCGTAGCCTATATCAACACCCTGCAGGCGGGCCAGCCCCTGAGCGAGCAAGCCATCCGCGAGGGCTACCAAACCTTCAAAGCCGAAAAAGCGGACAGCGAACTCCACGCACTGGCCGCGCGACATGGCCTGGCAGACGAAACCCTGAAGATCTTCGTCGGGGCTGTACTTGACCGCCTCATCTTCGACGGCGAACAACTCGGCGACCTCTTCGAATCGCTGGATCTCGGCTGGAAGGCCCGAAGCAAGGCGGAGCTGGCCCTGATGGAGGAATTGGCACCGTTCCTGAAGAAACAGGCCCAGGGACGCGAGATTTCCGGGTTGGCGGCCTATGAGTAA
- a CDS encoding restriction endonuclease subunit S — protein sequence MSKSKGSGKKGLLPKLRFPEFRDAGDWASKCMGILYSFQPTNSYSREKLNYIEGEVKNIHYGDIHTKFATLFDVTREKVPFINLSESLEKVNPESYCLKGDMVFADASEDLDDIGKSIEIVNTNNEKILSGLHTLMARQRDSELVIGFGGHLFKSSSIRKQIKKESQGTKVLGISSGRLSKIKVCLPLNKDEQQKITDCLSSLDALIAAQADKLDALKVHKKGLMQRLFPREGETVPELRFPEFRDGGEWEEKTLGSIAEFLKGKGISKADIHSDGNQPCIRYGELYTLYRERIDTVVSNTNLSPDELFLSHAGDVIIPASGETKIDIATAACVIHRNVALGSDLNIIRSKQDGVFLSYYLNGTLRLEIAKVAQGDTVVHLYKSNLEKLKVAIPLPEEQRRVADCLSSLDALIDAQAEKLDALKIHKRGLMQQIFPSPEVTDA from the coding sequence ATGAGTAAGTCGAAGGGGAGCGGGAAGAAGGGATTGTTGCCCAAGCTGCGCTTTCCTGAGTTTCGGGACGCGGGCGACTGGGCGAGCAAGTGCATGGGAATCTTATACAGTTTTCAGCCGACAAACTCGTATTCAAGGGAAAAACTAAACTACATCGAAGGCGAAGTAAAGAACATTCACTACGGTGATATTCATACAAAGTTCGCTACATTATTCGATGTGACGCGAGAAAAAGTTCCGTTCATCAACTTAAGCGAATCACTCGAAAAAGTGAACCCTGAGAGCTATTGCCTAAAAGGTGACATGGTCTTCGCGGACGCTTCCGAGGATTTGGATGACATTGGGAAAAGCATCGAAATCGTCAACACAAACAATGAGAAGATTTTGTCTGGCCTGCATACACTGATGGCTCGTCAACGGGATTCCGAGCTTGTCATCGGCTTTGGAGGTCATCTGTTCAAGTCTAGTTCGATCCGCAAACAAATCAAGAAAGAGTCACAAGGCACCAAGGTGCTGGGAATTTCCTCCGGCAGACTATCTAAAATCAAAGTTTGCCTTCCACTGAACAAAGACGAACAGCAAAAGATCACCGATTGTCTCTCGTCCCTCGACGCGCTGATCGCCGCGCAGGCGGACAAGCTCGACGCCCTCAAGGTCCATAAAAAAGGGCTGATGCAGCGCCTCTTCCCCCGCGAGGGCGAAACCGTCCCCGAACTGCGCTTTCCCGAGTTTCGGGATGGGGGGGAGTGGGAGGAGAAGACACTCGGATCTATTGCAGAGTTCCTCAAAGGCAAGGGTATCTCAAAGGCCGATATCCATTCAGACGGCAATCAGCCATGTATACGCTATGGGGAACTGTACACCCTCTATAGAGAGCGGATTGATACGGTGGTCTCCAATACTAACTTGTCGCCAGATGAGCTGTTCTTGAGTCATGCTGGCGATGTGATCATACCTGCTTCCGGCGAGACCAAGATTGATATTGCGACGGCAGCTTGCGTGATACATCGTAATGTCGCACTGGGCAGCGATCTAAACATAATTCGCTCCAAACAGGATGGTGTCTTTCTGAGCTACTACTTGAACGGAACGCTTAGATTGGAAATTGCAAAAGTCGCTCAGGGTGACACAGTGGTTCATCTGTACAAGAGCAATTTAGAGAAACTGAAAGTGGCAATCCCGTTACCGGAGGAGCAGCGAAGAGTCGCCGATTGCCTTTCCTCCCTCGACGCGCTGATCGACGCGCAGGCGGAGAAACTCGACGCCCTCAAGATCCACAAGCGCGGCCTGATGCAGCAGATCTTCCCCAGCCCGGAGGTGACGGACGCATGA
- a CDS encoding anticodon nuclease, with protein MSGTPTVYNYPNLRRVVERLRDDFSSGNCDFVLLYAYNRTGKTRLSMEFKEYRKRKRENGRDTLYFNAFTEDLFSWDNDLENDARRALQINSNSKFFAGFKDLALEERIFAYLSRYATFNFKIDYENWNVVFSQEIANPKFKPGSKEPETITESNIKISRGEENLFIWCVYLAISELAIDEASAYDWVKYFYIDDPITSLDDNNAIAVATDLANLLRRAKGKIKTVISSHHGLFFNVMFNELKKSSHRSYFIHRKPTENTYTLRATDETPFFHHVATLSELKKASESGELYTYHFNALRSILEKTAAFHGQDDFSFCLDSTDEALYSRALNLLSHGKAYPLYQPVQMLEDNKKLFNDILQAFLNRFEFGML; from the coding sequence ATGAGCGGCACGCCAACCGTCTACAACTACCCCAATCTCCGCAGAGTCGTCGAACGGTTGAGGGATGACTTTTCCAGTGGCAATTGCGACTTCGTATTGCTCTACGCCTATAATCGCACAGGAAAGACTCGACTTTCCATGGAATTCAAGGAGTATAGAAAGCGCAAACGGGAAAATGGTCGAGACACACTTTATTTCAACGCCTTCACCGAGGACCTATTCTCGTGGGACAATGATTTGGAGAACGACGCCAGACGAGCACTCCAGATCAATTCAAACTCAAAGTTCTTTGCCGGATTTAAGGATCTCGCGCTGGAAGAGCGAATTTTTGCCTACCTGAGTCGATATGCCACCTTCAACTTCAAAATCGACTATGAAAACTGGAATGTCGTCTTTAGCCAGGAAATAGCAAATCCGAAATTCAAGCCGGGGTCAAAAGAGCCCGAAACGATCACAGAAAGTAACATAAAAATTTCGAGAGGGGAAGAGAATCTATTTATTTGGTGTGTTTATCTGGCCATATCTGAACTCGCAATCGATGAGGCGAGCGCATACGACTGGGTAAAATACTTCTATATAGACGACCCCATCACATCCCTGGACGACAATAATGCTATCGCCGTTGCGACAGATCTAGCGAATTTACTAAGACGAGCCAAGGGTAAAATCAAGACTGTAATATCCTCCCACCATGGCCTGTTTTTCAATGTGATGTTCAATGAACTGAAGAAGTCTTCACACAGATCTTATTTTATTCACCGGAAGCCCACGGAGAATACTTATACCCTGAGGGCTACCGATGAGACTCCGTTTTTTCATCATGTGGCCACTTTAAGCGAGTTGAAAAAAGCGTCGGAAAGCGGGGAACTTTACACGTATCACTTTAACGCGCTTCGCAGCATTTTGGAGAAGACCGCCGCGTTCCATGGCCAAGACGACTTCTCTTTCTGTTTGGATAGTACAGACGAAGCGCTGTATTCCCGCGCCTTGAATCTTCTCAGCCATGGTAAAGCCTACCCCCTCTATCAACCTGTCCAGATGCTCGAAGACAACAAGAAACTTTTCAACGACATCTTACAGGCATTCCTGAATCGCTTTGAATTCGGCATGCTGTGA
- a CDS encoding type I restriction-modification system subunit M: MTKEQRNQLGKTLWAIADQLRGAMNADDFRDYMLSFLFLRYLSDNYEAAAQKELKGEYPKLPEGDRRAPLTVWYENNAADAADFETQIRRKTHYVIQPDYLWSSIAERARTQDAELLQTLERGFKYIENESFASTFQGLFSEINLNSEKLGKTPADRNKKLCTIVTTIAEKIAEFSTDSDILGDAYEYLIGQFAAGSGKKAGEFYTPQSVSTILSRIVTLDGQDPRSGKKKKLNRVLDFACGSGSLLLNVRNQMGKDGIGKIYGQEKNITTYNLARMNLLLHGVKDTEFHIHHGDTLFNDWPLLNEMNPAKKLQCDAVVANPPFSYRWEPTDALGDDFRFKSYGLAPKSAADFAFLLHGFHFLSDEGTMAIILPHGVLFRGGVESRIRTKLLKDGHIDTVIGLPANLFFSTGIPVCILVLKKCKKPDDVLFINASEHFEKGKRQNVLLPKHIDKIVDFYQHRKEEDRFARRVGMEEIEKNDYNLNISRYVSTAEAEPEIDLAEVHKNLCDIEKRIAEARATHNNFMKELGLPPI; encoded by the coding sequence ATGACCAAAGAACAACGCAACCAACTGGGCAAGACCCTGTGGGCGATTGCGGATCAGCTTCGCGGCGCGATGAACGCGGACGACTTCCGCGACTATATGCTGTCCTTTCTATTCCTGCGCTACCTCTCCGATAACTACGAGGCGGCCGCCCAGAAAGAACTGAAGGGAGAGTATCCGAAGCTGCCCGAGGGTGACCGGCGCGCGCCGCTGACCGTGTGGTATGAAAACAATGCCGCCGACGCAGCCGATTTTGAGACACAGATCCGCCGCAAAACGCACTACGTCATCCAGCCGGACTACCTCTGGAGCAGCATCGCGGAGCGGGCCCGAACGCAGGACGCCGAACTACTGCAAACGCTGGAGCGGGGCTTCAAGTACATCGAAAATGAGTCCTTTGCCAGCACCTTTCAGGGCCTCTTCTCGGAGATCAATCTGAATTCTGAAAAGCTGGGCAAGACACCGGCCGACCGTAACAAGAAGCTTTGCACCATTGTCACGACCATCGCCGAGAAGATCGCGGAGTTCTCCACCGACAGCGATATCCTGGGCGACGCCTATGAGTACCTCATCGGCCAGTTCGCCGCCGGATCCGGCAAAAAGGCGGGCGAGTTCTACACGCCGCAGTCGGTTTCCACCATCCTGTCGCGCATTGTAACCCTGGACGGCCAGGACCCGCGCTCCGGCAAAAAGAAGAAGCTCAACCGCGTGCTCGACTTTGCGTGCGGCTCCGGCTCCCTGCTGTTGAACGTGCGCAATCAGATGGGCAAGGACGGCATCGGCAAGATCTACGGCCAGGAGAAGAACATCACGACCTACAACCTGGCGCGGATGAACCTGCTGCTGCACGGCGTGAAGGATACCGAGTTTCACATCCACCACGGCGACACGCTTTTCAACGACTGGCCACTGCTCAACGAGATGAACCCAGCCAAAAAGCTGCAATGCGATGCGGTAGTGGCCAATCCGCCCTTCAGCTACCGCTGGGAACCCACCGATGCGCTGGGCGATGATTTCCGTTTCAAGAGCTATGGCCTGGCCCCGAAATCGGCGGCGGACTTCGCTTTCCTGCTCCACGGCTTTCACTTCCTGAGCGACGAAGGCACCATGGCGATCATCCTGCCCCACGGCGTCCTCTTCCGGGGTGGTGTGGAGAGCCGCATCCGCACCAAGCTGCTCAAAGACGGGCACATCGACACGGTAATCGGCCTGCCCGCCAACCTCTTCTTTTCCACCGGTATCCCGGTGTGCATTCTTGTGCTGAAAAAGTGCAAGAAACCCGACGACGTGCTCTTCATCAACGCCAGCGAGCATTTCGAAAAAGGCAAGCGCCAGAATGTCCTGTTGCCCAAGCACATCGACAAGATCGTCGACTTCTACCAGCACCGGAAAGAGGAGGACCGCTTCGCGCGCCGGGTCGGTATGGAGGAGATTGAGAAGAACGACTACAACCTCAATATCTCCCGCTATGTCAGCACCGCCGAAGCCGAGCCGGAGATCGATCTGGCGGAAGTTCACAAGAACTTGTGCGATATTGAAAAGCGCATCGCCGAGGCGAGGGCTACGCACAACAATTTCATGAAGGAACTGGGATTGCCACCGATTTGA